In Thalassoglobus sp. JC818, a single genomic region encodes these proteins:
- a CDS encoding TolC family protein: LVGPLINKRAIQADYRTANAAQLQSIYNYQRTVLNAHIEVVNHMSKIQNYRESIEVKREQLQALETSVDVATKLFQNARAEYVEVLLAQREMMEAKMMLIEIKQQQLAAIVNAYQALGRGF; encoded by the coding sequence CTAGTGGGACCATTGATCAACAAGCGAGCCATTCAGGCAGACTACCGTACAGCCAACGCCGCCCAGCTTCAGAGTATCTACAACTACCAGCGCACCGTCCTCAATGCTCATATTGAAGTGGTCAATCACATGAGCAAGATCCAGAACTATCGCGAAAGCATCGAAGTTAAGAGAGAACAGCTCCAAGCTCTGGAAACGTCTGTTGATGTCGCCACAAAGCTATTCCAAAACGCACGAGCCGAATACGTAGAAGTCTTGCTCGCCCAGCGTGAAATGATGGAAGCGAAAATGATGTTGATTGAAATCAAACAGCAACAACTCGCCGCAATCGTCAACGCCTACCAAGCTCTTGGAAGAGGCTTCTAG